Proteins encoded in a region of the Hypanus sabinus isolate sHypSab1 chromosome 12, sHypSab1.hap1, whole genome shotgun sequence genome:
- the LOC132402402 gene encoding probable G-protein coupled receptor 139: MGKKELVYLMVDTAFYFYRILAVVGVLSNLVAIVTLSRGRCGLSKGVTWYLLAMAVADLLVVIFNVILKKIIFIFYSPECKIIDAMGYISIACSVWLTVAFTLDRTVAICFQRLKIRYCTEKGAAIVIAVVSVLGVLTNIPWPFRYEARKCLESYHFQILTVWEAFYWGHQLLTPVVPFMRILALNAVTVSHIIRASTVRRKLRGQQNGVEKDDQEMRNRRRSIILLFTIPASFILFWMTQVASLTIQRIKGSYSVLRGYYFIPGTTGTMLQLFSSCTNMFIYAITQRKFREEMDGSMILDPQV; the protein is encoded by the exons ATGGGAAAGAAAGAACTAGTCTACCTGATGGTTGATACTGCATTTTATTTCTACCGGATCCTGGCAGTCGTTGGAGTTCTCT CTAACTTGGTGGCAATTGTAACTCTATCACGAGGGCGGTGTGGACTCTCCAAAGGTGTCACTTGGTATCTTCTGGCAATGGCCGTGGCAGATCTACTTGTTGTCATATTTAATGTCATTCTCAAGAAGATAATTTTCATTTTTTACTCTCCCGAGTGCAAGATTATTGATGCAATGGGTTACATTTCCATTGCCTGCTCCGTCTGGCTCACTGTTGCCTTCACCTTGGACCGGACGGTGGCCATTTGCTTCCAGAGGCTGAAGATCAGATACTGCACTGAGAAAGGTGCAGCTATTGTTATTGCAGTGGTGAGTGTGCTGGGTGTGTTAACCAACATCCCGTGGCCCTTCAGGTACGAGGCACGGAAATGCTTGGAGTCGTATCACTTTCAAATATTAACAGTGTGGGAAGCTTTTTACTGGGGCCACCAACTTTTAACCCCAGTCGTTCCTTTCATGCGGATCCTGGCGCTGAACGCTGTCACTGTCAGTCACATCATCAGGGCCAGTACAGTCCGCAGGAAACTGAGGGGTCAGCAGAATGGGGTGGAGAAGGACGACCAAGAGATGAGGAATCGAAGAAGATCCATTATTTTGCTCTTCACAATTCCAGCCAGTTTTATCTTGTTCTGGATGACACAGGTGGCAAGTCTCACAATTCAGCGAATCAAAGGATCGTATTCTGTACTGAGAGGTTATTATTTTATCCCAGGCACCACTGGAACAATGCTTCAATTattcagctcctgcaccaacatgTTTATTTATGCCATCACTCAGCGCAAGTTCCGGGAGGAGATG GATGGAAGTATGATATTGGACCCACAAGTCTAA